A genomic region of Clavibacter michiganensis subsp. insidiosus contains the following coding sequences:
- a CDS encoding acyl carrier protein, translating into MRAHELAAEMAARVARATGIEAAVDVDAPFADLGLASRDLMELRGELSELREVDAPETVSWGHRSSAALSRALGEGAVEERVGGGSPDVPDGLRERRGRPRRGRLRRRALEDARECARLERGIGGCEGAAIGSEETVGRVEDIIADSLTPIWAGSATGVRTNRRRAVRLLETDVVATPTPYEGDTS; encoded by the coding sequence ATGAGAGCGCACGAGCTTGCGGCCGAGATGGCGGCCCGGGTCGCGAGGGCGACGGGGATCGAGGCGGCCGTCGACGTGGATGCGCCGTTCGCGGATCTCGGCCTCGCCTCGCGGGACCTGATGGAGCTGCGCGGGGAGCTGTCGGAGCTGCGCGAGGTCGACGCACCGGAGACGGTCTCCTGGGGGCACAGGTCGAGCGCGGCCCTGAGCCGGGCTCTCGGCGAGGGTGCGGTCGAGGAGAGGGTCGGGGGCGGGTCGCCCGACGTCCCCGACGGACTCCGCGAACGCCGGGGTCGCCCTCGTCGCGGTCGCCTGAGAAGGCGTGCTCTCGAGGACGCACGCGAATGCGCCCGCCTCGAAAGGGGGATTGGTGGGTGCGAAGGGGCGGCAATAGGGTCCGAGGAGACAGTGGGCCGTGTCGAGGACATCATCGCGGATTCACTCACGCCTATCTGGGCCGGATCGGCGACGGGCGTGAGGACGAATCGACGGCGAGCAGTCCGCTTGCTCGAGACCGACGTGGTCGCGACGCCTACGCCCTATGAGGGGGACACATCATGA
- a CDS encoding MFS transporter — protein MPVVGRDPEVPLHRNAAFNLYWAGQGLSAFGNAFGSLALPLLVLELTGSLFQMGAVSAVYGAVRLVAGVLVGPLIDRVDRRRLMIGCDLGRLVVFGAVPVVWWIEPQLWLVYVCAAIGSGLGLTFQVAHVSMVQALVPQNQIVDANGRLETSNSVAYLVGPAAAGALAALTGPANAIGVDALTFAVSALSVWLLRPPPSEASDAEHDPYAVRPGGWFAGFREGVVFLWENPTLRWLMVLLTLFTLVTVSADDLLVFWLKDSVRSPSWVVGIVFAVAAVGSLGAAVGAGPLHRRFGFARCWFGGFLLVALSVGLLPLAHHAVAVALVGLAFGLGSTLGGVCSMSLRQQVTPPRLIGRVTAAFWTVTTCLAPLGAVVLTAACEQWGFAAVLYPTGAALVVVLGLGLLTPLASSPVGREASV, from the coding sequence ATGCCGGTCGTCGGTCGCGACCCTGAGGTCCCGCTGCATCGGAACGCGGCCTTCAACCTCTACTGGGCCGGGCAGGGTCTCTCGGCGTTCGGCAACGCGTTCGGCAGCCTGGCCCTGCCGCTCCTGGTGCTCGAGCTGACCGGATCGCTGTTCCAGATGGGTGCGGTCTCGGCGGTCTACGGTGCGGTCCGCCTCGTCGCCGGTGTCCTGGTGGGACCACTCATCGACCGCGTCGACCGCAGGCGGCTGATGATCGGCTGCGACCTGGGCCGTCTCGTCGTCTTCGGAGCGGTGCCTGTCGTGTGGTGGATCGAGCCGCAGCTGTGGCTGGTCTACGTGTGCGCGGCGATCGGGTCCGGGCTCGGCCTGACCTTCCAAGTCGCCCACGTGTCGATGGTGCAGGCGCTGGTGCCCCAGAACCAGATCGTCGACGCCAACGGCAGGCTGGAGACGTCGAACTCGGTGGCCTACCTCGTCGGACCGGCCGCGGCCGGAGCGTTGGCGGCCCTGACCGGCCCGGCCAACGCCATCGGCGTCGACGCGCTCACCTTCGCGGTGTCCGCGCTCTCGGTGTGGCTGCTGCGCCCGCCGCCGTCGGAGGCGTCCGACGCCGAGCACGACCCCTACGCCGTTCGCCCTGGTGGCTGGTTCGCCGGCTTCAGGGAAGGGGTCGTCTTCCTGTGGGAGAACCCGACCCTGCGCTGGCTAATGGTGCTCCTCACGCTGTTCACCCTCGTCACCGTCTCGGCCGACGACCTTCTGGTCTTCTGGCTCAAGGACTCGGTGCGGAGCCCGTCCTGGGTCGTCGGCATCGTCTTCGCGGTGGCCGCGGTCGGCTCGCTGGGCGCCGCGGTGGGCGCGGGTCCGCTCCACCGCCGGTTCGGCTTCGCGCGCTGCTGGTTCGGGGGGTTCCTGCTCGTGGCGCTCTCGGTCGGGCTGCTTCCTCTCGCTCATCACGCGGTCGCTGTCGCCCTCGTCGGCCTCGCCTTCGGGCTGGGCAGCACGCTCGGCGGTGTCTGCTCGATGAGCCTGCGTCAGCAGGTGACTCCGCCCCGACTGATCGGGAGGGTGACCGCGGCCTTCTGGACGGTCACCACGTGCCTGGCGCCGCTCGGCGCGGTGGTGCTGACCGCCGCCTGCGAGCAGTGGGGGTTCGCGGCAGTGCTGTATCCGACCGGGGCGGCTCTCGTCGTGGTACTGGGGCTCGGGCTGCTGACGCCGCTGGCTTCGTCGCCTGTGGGCAGGGAGGCGTCGGTATGA
- a CDS encoding GNAT family N-acetyltransferase, which translates to MPHAADDRAFAVEEVRPPGAVGADGWDDFVALTDVVNRAQSHDLGHDAFVWLPEELIPYYADVAHVRKRLFAARVDGRIVGRGLLSTWLNDPTTSDVAVSVLPEHRRRGIGRKLRERVERIAVDEGCRTLTGFTMHRAEANGVPIPAPTGIGAVGADDPSSRFAVDACHRLGQTARASALDTRDAAPTLAVHLADARQAAGDDYRVLAWVDATPEHLLDDLAVLQTRMSTDTPQGDLPQAEDPWDADRIREAEARRASSGRTGLTTAALHVPSGRLVGFTEIAVSPSGRRSDGHAYTYQQDTLVLTEHRGHRLGMILKVENLLLLAREAPEADRVVTWNADENRPMLAINEALGFRHVGTSGSWLREVASADAG; encoded by the coding sequence ATGCCGCACGCCGCCGACGACCGCGCCTTCGCCGTCGAGGAAGTCCGCCCGCCCGGCGCCGTCGGGGCCGACGGCTGGGACGACTTCGTCGCCCTCACCGACGTCGTCAACCGCGCGCAGTCGCACGATCTCGGGCATGACGCGTTCGTCTGGCTGCCGGAGGAGCTGATCCCCTACTACGCCGACGTCGCGCACGTGCGGAAGCGCCTGTTCGCCGCGCGCGTGGACGGCCGGATCGTCGGCCGCGGGCTCCTCTCGACCTGGCTCAACGACCCGACGACCTCGGACGTCGCGGTCTCCGTGCTCCCCGAGCACCGGCGCCGCGGGATCGGACGGAAGCTCCGGGAGCGCGTCGAGCGGATCGCCGTCGACGAGGGCTGCCGCACGCTCACGGGCTTCACCATGCACCGCGCCGAGGCGAACGGCGTGCCCATCCCCGCGCCCACGGGCATCGGCGCGGTCGGGGCCGACGACCCGTCGTCGCGCTTCGCCGTCGACGCCTGCCACCGCCTCGGCCAGACCGCGCGCGCGAGCGCGCTCGACACGCGGGACGCGGCCCCGACGCTCGCCGTCCACCTCGCCGATGCGCGCCAGGCCGCCGGCGACGACTACCGCGTCCTCGCCTGGGTGGACGCGACCCCGGAGCACCTGCTCGACGACCTCGCTGTGCTCCAGACGCGCATGTCGACCGACACCCCGCAGGGCGACCTCCCGCAGGCGGAGGATCCGTGGGACGCCGACCGGATCCGCGAGGCCGAGGCCCGCCGCGCGTCCTCGGGCCGCACGGGCCTCACCACCGCGGCCCTGCACGTGCCGTCGGGCCGCCTCGTGGGCTTCACGGAGATCGCCGTCTCCCCCAGCGGACGGCGCTCCGACGGGCACGCGTACACGTACCAGCAGGACACGCTCGTGCTGACCGAGCACCGCGGCCACCGCCTGGGCATGATCCTCAAGGTCGAGAACCTGCTGCTGCTCGCGCGCGAGGCCCCCGAGGCCGACCGCGTCGTCACCTGGAACGCGGACGAGAACCGGCCGATGCTCGCGATCAACGAAGCGCTCGGCTTCCGGCACGTGGGCACGAGCGGGAGCTGGCTGCGGGAGGTCGCGTCGGCCGACGCCGGCTGA